The window GCGTCGGCGCGCCGCGCGGCCGCCACCACCGCCGCCTTCGGCACGGGGTCGACGAACCTCACGTTGGCGATGCGCTCGCGGCGGGCCCGTTCCTCCAGCTCGGGCTTCTGCTGCCCGGCGCCGATGAGCACGAAGGCCACCGGGACGTCGGGCCACTCGGAGGACAGCAGCTTGGCCGCGTCGAGGACGTTGTGCAGGCCGTTGGCCTGCCCGTGGGCGCCCATGTACATGACGACGAAGGAGCCGGCGCAGGCGTTCAGCTCGGCGCGCAGCGTCTCGGGCAGCGCACGGTCGTCGTCCAGCTCGTCCCGGCCGTCCAGGAACACGCCGTTGGGCAGGTGGACGACCTTCTCGGGCGCCACGCCCCGGGCCGCGAGGTGGGCGGCCAGCTTCGGCGGGACGGTGATGATCCGCTCGGCCTCCGCCTCGAGGTGCCGCGCGAGGCGCCGCAGCGCGGTGTGCGTGATGCCGCCCTCGCGCAGGGCCCCCATGGCCACCAGGTCCTCCGGCCAGACGTCCCGCAGCTCGAGCACGAAGCGCGCCCCGTGCCGGCGCGCCAGGACGAGCCCGGCGAGGCCGCAGAGGAGGTGCGGCGAGGACCCGATGACGACGTCCGGCTTCTGCACGCGCCCGGCCAGCCGGGCGGTGACGGCCCGCACGTAGAACTCGACCATGTTCAGGACGCGCCTGGCGTCGTTCCGCCGGTACGCCGAGGTCTCGAGCCACACGAAGCGGACCCCGTCGTGGTCCTTCACGCCCCGGGCGGCTCTCGTCAGGCCGCCGTCCCTGAAGTAGTGGAAGCTCGAGGCGATGACGGTCACGTCGTGACCCTGCTGGCGGAGCACGCTGGCCAGGTCGCCGTGCCGCGTGATGCCCGTCGCGCCGCGCGGCTGCGCGTACTGGTTGACGATCCACACGCTGGCGGGTCGAGCGCTCACGCCGCGGCCTCCTCCCTCGCTGGGACCGGCACGAGCGGTCCGGGAGCGTCGCGCCAGGCGAGCGTCGGCCAGAGGTCGGTCACGAGCTCCACGGCGCCGGCGGCGTGCCTCAGCTCCGCCCGCGAGCGCCGCGGCGAGAGCACGGCGCCCAGGTAGCGACGGCCCGGGGAGAGGGTCCCCGTGACCTCGACGAGCCCGCGCGGTCGCCTGTGGCCGAACCGCTCGGCGTGGAACGAGGCCGCGGACGCGGCGGGCACGAGACCTACCGCCTCGCCCTCCGCCAGGCCTGCGATGCGCAGCCACGTCTCCGACCCCGCCAGCCCGAGGGCGATCGCCCCCTCCTCCTCGCGCGCCTCCACGCCCGGCGCGAGGTGGAAGCGCAGGCGGAAGGTCGC is drawn from Trueperaceae bacterium and contains these coding sequences:
- a CDS encoding glycosyltransferase family 4 protein, with product MSARPASVWIVNQYAQPRGATGITRHGDLASVLRQQGHDVTVIASSFHYFRDGGLTRAARGVKDHDGVRFVWLETSAYRRNDARRVLNMVEFYVRAVTARLAGRVQKPDVVIGSSPHLLCGLAGLVLARRHGARFVLELRDVWPEDLVAMGALREGGITHTALRRLARHLEAEAERIITVPPKLAAHLAARGVAPEKVVHLPNGVFLDGRDELDDDRALPETLRAELNACAGSFVVMYMGAHGQANGLHNVLDAAKLLSSEWPDVPVAFVLIGAGQQKPELEERARRERIANVRFVDPVPKAAVVAAARRADALMVHLAPVATFDAYGRSPNKLYDYLAAGRPVLYSTTDPTTVVDTARAGLTFAPGDPRALAEAVLRLARMPACELEEMGRRGRAALAGQHDLAVLGKRLSGLVAELAEAPRREELALTSGQ